One stretch of Segatella copri DNA includes these proteins:
- the trpA gene encoding tryptophan synthase subunit alpha: MNKINALFAHNKDRKLLSLYFCAGCPTLEGTGDVIKAMERKGIDMIEVGIPFSDPLADGPVIQSAGTVALKNGMTVKKLFAQLKEIKDEVQLPLVLMGYLNPIMHYGIEAFFKSCVESGVSGTIIPDLPFDDYLKVVKPIADKYDIRVIMMITPETSEERIRFIDEHTDGFIYMVSSASITGAQSSFGDAKLAYFNRINGMNLRNPRMIGFGISNKQTLTSAQDNAAGAIIGSKFVTLLNETGDPDKALDGLFECLEK, translated from the coding sequence ATGAATAAGATAAATGCATTATTTGCACACAATAAAGACCGCAAGCTTTTGAGCTTGTATTTCTGCGCCGGATGTCCAACTTTGGAAGGTACCGGTGATGTAATTAAGGCGATGGAGCGCAAGGGGATAGATATGATTGAGGTAGGAATCCCTTTCAGTGATCCTTTAGCTGATGGTCCTGTTATCCAGAGTGCCGGAACCGTGGCTCTGAAGAACGGAATGACGGTGAAGAAACTCTTCGCTCAGTTGAAGGAAATCAAGGATGAAGTGCAGCTTCCACTCGTGCTGATGGGATACCTGAACCCAATCATGCACTACGGCATTGAGGCTTTCTTCAAGAGCTGCGTAGAGAGCGGAGTGAGCGGCACCATCATCCCAGACCTTCCCTTTGATGATTATCTGAAGGTGGTAAAACCCATAGCCGACAAGTATGACATCCGTGTCATCATGATGATTACGCCAGAAACCAGCGAGGAGCGCATCCGTTTCATCGATGAGCATACCGATGGATTCATCTACATGGTCAGTTCGGCAAGTATCACGGGCGCCCAGAGCAGTTTCGGCGATGCCAAGCTGGCTTATTTCAACCGCATCAACGGCATGAATCTGCGCAACCCACGCATGATAGGTTTCGGCATCAGCAACAAGCAGACCCTTACCAGTGCGCAGGATAATGCGGCGGGAGCCATCATCGGCAGCAAGTTTGTAACCCTGCTCAATGAAACCGGTGATCCGGATAAGGCTTTAGATGGGCTTTTTGAGTGCCTCGAAAAGTAG
- a CDS encoding anthranilate synthase component I family protein: protein MKFNYKTVTRKILADLYTPVGVYMRLRDIYPQSALMESSDYHGSENSRSFIGVHPLASIAVSHGEVIKTYPDGRVEKEQLPAFGAGQGEECKLAISKSINDFISSFHVEGESKEFCGLYGFTTFNAVRYFENIPVKDTTMEKNDAPDIYYIMYKDIIVFDHFNNTMELIALQESEDPHSSLPELDELLKAVNKANVKPYDFHPVGETTSTLTDEEHKANIRRCIQHCLRGDVFQIVVSRRFVQKYEGDDFKLYRALRSINPSPYLFYFDFGGFRIFGSSPETHNRIVGNKAFIDPIAGTTRRTGDMEQDRKAAEFLRNDPKENAEHVMLVDLARNDLSRNCHGVKVDFYKDMQFYSHVIHLVSRVSGELDEHADHIKEFIDTFPAGTLSGAPKVRAMQIISELEPHNRGAYGGCIGFIGLNGDLNQAIVIRTFISRNGELWFQAGSGVVAKSNDEYELEECNNKLGALTKAIHIAEEL from the coding sequence ATGAAGTTTAATTACAAGACAGTTACCCGCAAGATTCTCGCCGACCTCTATACGCCGGTGGGAGTCTACATGCGACTGAGAGATATTTATCCGCAGTCGGCTCTGATGGAGAGTTCCGACTATCATGGCTCCGAGAATTCGCGCTCCTTCATCGGTGTGCATCCGCTGGCAAGCATCGCCGTGAGTCATGGTGAGGTCATCAAGACCTATCCCGACGGAAGAGTAGAGAAAGAGCAGCTTCCTGCCTTCGGTGCCGGTCAGGGCGAGGAGTGCAAACTCGCCATCTCAAAGAGTATCAACGACTTCATCTCTTCCTTCCATGTAGAGGGCGAGAGCAAGGAGTTCTGCGGACTCTATGGATTCACCACCTTCAATGCGGTGAGATATTTTGAGAACATCCCTGTCAAGGATACCACCATGGAGAAGAATGATGCGCCCGACATCTATTACATCATGTATAAGGACATCATTGTCTTCGACCATTTCAACAACACCATGGAGCTCATTGCGCTCCAGGAAAGTGAAGATCCTCACTCTTCACTTCCAGAGCTCGACGAACTGCTCAAGGCGGTGAACAAGGCAAATGTGAAACCTTATGATTTCCACCCGGTGGGCGAAACCACCTCTACGCTCACCGATGAGGAGCACAAGGCAAACATACGCCGATGCATACAGCACTGCCTGCGCGGAGATGTATTCCAGATTGTGGTGAGTCGCCGCTTCGTACAGAAATATGAGGGCGATGATTTCAAACTCTACCGTGCGCTGCGCAGCATCAACCCTTCGCCTTACCTCTTCTATTTCGACTTCGGCGGTTTCCGCATCTTCGGTTCTTCGCCTGAAACCCATAACCGCATCGTGGGCAACAAGGCGTTCATTGACCCGATTGCCGGAACCACCCGACGCACAGGAGATATGGAGCAGGACCGCAAGGCTGCCGAATTCCTGCGCAACGACCCGAAGGAGAATGCCGAGCACGTGATGCTGGTAGACCTGGCGCGCAATGATCTGAGCCGCAACTGTCATGGGGTGAAAGTAGATTTCTACAAGGACATGCAGTTCTACAGTCATGTTATCCATCTCGTGAGCCGTGTGAGCGGAGAGTTGGATGAGCATGCCGACCACATCAAGGAGTTTATTGATACCTTCCCTGCCGGCACGCTGAGCGGTGCGCCTAAGGTGAGAGCGATGCAGATTATCTCAGAGCTGGAGCCTCACAACCGCGGTGCCTACGGAGGCTGTATCGGCTTCATCGGTCTGAACGGCGACCTGAATCAGGCCATCGTGATACGTACCTTCATTAGCCGAAACGGCGAACTCTGGTTCCAGGCGGGTAGTGGAGTAGTGGCAAAGAGCAATGATGAGTATGAGCTGGAAGAGTGTAACAACAAGCTCGGTGCGCTGACCAAGGCGATTCACATTGCTGAAGAGTTGTAA
- a CDS encoding phosphoribosylanthranilate isomerase has translation MFVKVCGMREPDNVKQVAQLGVDMMGFIFYPKSPRYASHVVARSDADRNVCRVGVFVNDSISNMLDKIHSFSLNAVQMHGSESRELCEQLRAAKGNMKIIKAISVSTAGDIQKYKEYVGAVDYFLFDTKCKTVGGSGQQFDWQVLNEYDGDVPFLLSGGIGPEDASRILSFHHPRCVGIDLNSRFEIEPGLKDVEKLKEFLLKVKK, from the coding sequence ATGTTTGTAAAGGTTTGTGGAATGCGTGAACCTGATAATGTAAAGCAGGTTGCGCAACTCGGCGTTGATATGATGGGATTTATCTTCTATCCTAAGTCTCCACGGTATGCCAGTCATGTGGTGGCTCGCTCTGATGCTGACCGCAATGTGTGCCGAGTGGGAGTCTTCGTGAATGATTCCATTTCCAATATGTTGGATAAAATTCATTCATTCTCTCTGAATGCGGTGCAGATGCATGGAAGCGAGAGCAGGGAACTGTGTGAGCAGCTGCGTGCAGCAAAGGGGAATATGAAGATAATCAAAGCCATTAGTGTTTCCACTGCCGGGGACATTCAGAAATATAAGGAGTATGTAGGCGCTGTTGACTACTTCCTTTTCGACACCAAATGTAAGACGGTGGGCGGAAGTGGTCAGCAGTTTGACTGGCAGGTTCTGAATGAATATGATGGCGATGTTCCATTCCTGTTGAGTGGCGGCATCGGTCCGGAAGATGCTTCCCGCATCCTGTCTTTCCATCATCCCCGATGCGTAGGAATCGACCTCAACTCCAGGTTTGAGATAGAACCGGGACTGAAGGATGTAGAGAAACTCAAGGAATTCCTTTTAAAGGTAAAAAAATAA
- a CDS encoding ROK family protein, translated as MTDNTLKPYVIGLDLGGTNSVFGIVDARGEIKATTAIKTGGYEKVEDYVKAAVEALQPIIDTVGGIDKIKAMGIGAPNANYYNGTIEFAPNLPWAHDGVVPLADLFSKALGGLPVGMTNDANAAALGEMTYGVARGMKNFIDITLGTGVGSGIVINGQMVYGCDGFAGELGHVTMVRGKEGRTCGCGRTGCLEAYCSATGVARTAREFLEKSDEPSLLREMNPENITSYDVSVAAGKGDKLALRVYEFTGKMLGEACADFAAFSSPEAFVFFGGLTKAGDLIMKPIQKAYDEHVLRTFKGKAKFLVSTLDGSSAAVLGASAVAWDM; from the coding sequence ATGACAGATAATACACTTAAACCGTACGTAATAGGCCTTGACCTCGGCGGTACAAATTCAGTTTTCGGCATCGTAGATGCTCGCGGAGAGATCAAAGCAACAACTGCCATCAAGACAGGCGGTTACGAAAAAGTTGAAGACTATGTGAAGGCAGCCGTAGAAGCTCTCCAACCTATCATTGATACGGTAGGCGGCATTGACAAGATTAAGGCAATGGGTATCGGTGCGCCAAACGCAAACTATTATAATGGAACCATTGAATTCGCTCCAAATCTTCCTTGGGCACACGACGGAGTGGTACCATTGGCCGACTTGTTCAGCAAAGCCCTCGGCGGCTTGCCTGTAGGTATGACCAATGATGCCAACGCTGCTGCGCTCGGCGAGATGACATATGGTGTAGCAAGAGGTATGAAAAACTTCATCGACATTACACTCGGTACAGGCGTAGGTTCTGGTATCGTTATCAACGGACAGATGGTTTACGGCTGCGACGGATTCGCAGGCGAATTGGGTCACGTTACCATGGTACGTGGCAAAGAGGGCCGTACCTGCGGATGCGGCCGTACAGGATGTCTCGAAGCTTACTGCTCTGCCACTGGTGTGGCTCGCACAGCACGCGAGTTCCTCGAGAAGAGCGATGAGCCTTCATTGCTCCGCGAGATGAACCCTGAGAATATTACATCTTATGATGTGAGCGTTGCTGCAGGCAAGGGCGACAAGCTGGCACTGCGTGTATACGAGTTTACCGGCAAGATGCTCGGTGAGGCTTGTGCTGATTTCGCAGCCTTCTCTTCACCAGAGGCTTTCGTCTTCTTCGGTGGTCTGACCAAGGCTGGCGACCTCATCATGAAACCTATCCAGAAGGCTTATGATGAGCACGTGCTCCGCACCTTCAAGGGTAAGGCTAAATTCCTTGTTTCTACCCTTGATGGCAGTTCTGCTGCCGTACTCGGTGCGAGTGCAGTGGCTTGGGATATGTAA
- a CDS encoding anthranilate synthase component II, whose protein sequence is MKVVIIDNYDSFTYNLAHLVKELGADVTVFRNDQFQLPELECFDKIILSPGPGIPSEAGLLMDVIRKYAGRKPMLGVCLGHQAIGEAFGAKLTNLSEVYHGVATPCTQFGNDVIFDGLDKRIEIGRYHSWVVDRSGFPDCLDVTAVSDDGCIMGLKHKNYDIHGIQFHPESVLTPDGKKMVRNWLEKA, encoded by the coding sequence ATGAAAGTAGTAATCATAGATAATTACGATTCCTTTACCTATAATCTGGCCCATCTGGTAAAGGAGTTGGGAGCTGACGTTACGGTGTTCCGCAACGACCAGTTCCAGTTGCCGGAGCTGGAATGCTTCGACAAGATCATTCTGAGTCCGGGTCCGGGCATTCCGTCGGAGGCGGGACTGCTGATGGATGTTATCCGCAAGTATGCAGGCCGCAAGCCGATGCTGGGCGTATGCCTGGGTCATCAGGCTATAGGTGAGGCGTTTGGAGCCAAGCTTACCAATCTTTCTGAGGTGTATCATGGAGTGGCAACCCCTTGCACCCAGTTTGGCAACGATGTTATTTTCGACGGGTTGGACAAGCGCATAGAGATTGGCAGATACCACTCTTGGGTGGTAGACCGCTCGGGATTCCCTGACTGCCTGGACGTTACGGCAGTAAGCGATGATGGTTGCATCATGGGTCTGAAGCATAAAAACTATGATATTCATGGTATCCAGTTTCATCCGGAAAGCGTGCTGACGCCAGACGGCAAGAAGATGGTGAGAAACTGGTTGGAAAAAGCTTAA
- a CDS encoding DUF4924 family protein translates to MFVAQELRKKSIAEYLLYMWQIEDIIRAYGCSLPVIKKNYVDRFDFTPEQREEELDWFGNLIRMMNEEGKREGGHLNINKVILKDVIDLHGMLLQSTKFPIYNAEYYKVLPFIVELRQRGDKDLNEIETCLDALYGVMMLRLQKKEITPETERAIKEITVFIGLLSDYYIKDRTEGLKFDDDDM, encoded by the coding sequence ATGTTTGTAGCACAAGAATTAAGAAAGAAAAGTATCGCAGAATACTTATTATATATGTGGCAGATTGAGGACATCATCCGAGCTTACGGATGCTCGCTGCCTGTCATCAAGAAAAATTATGTAGACCGGTTCGACTTTACACCTGAGCAGCGCGAGGAAGAACTCGACTGGTTTGGCAACCTGATTCGCATGATGAACGAGGAGGGAAAGCGCGAGGGAGGACACCTTAATATTAATAAGGTGATACTCAAGGACGTCATTGACCTGCACGGCATGCTGCTGCAGAGCACCAAGTTTCCTATCTACAATGCCGAATATTACAAGGTGCTGCCTTTCATCGTAGAGCTGCGCCAGCGGGGCGACAAGGATCTCAACGAGATTGAAACCTGCCTCGATGCCCTCTATGGTGTGATGATGCTGCGCCTGCAGAAGAAGGAAATTACGCCCGAAACCGAAAGGGCCATCAAGGAGATTACCGTCTTCATAGGTCTGCTCAGCGATTATTACATCAAAGACCGAACCGAGGGACTCAAGTTTGATGATGACGACATGTAG
- the rpe gene encoding ribulose-phosphate 3-epimerase, whose product MKTMVSPSLLSANFIDLKSDIEMINKSEADWLHLDVMDGVFVPNISFGFPVIEAVSKVCTKPLDVHFMIQHPENYIEQTAKLGAMMMNVHYEACTHLHRTIQQIHAAGMKAGVTLNPSTPVCVLEDIICDVDMVLLMSVNPGFGGQKFIENTIKKIGRLRQLIKESGSQALIEVDGGVQAETAPRLVKAGVDVLVSGSYVFKSTDPYATIHALKELH is encoded by the coding sequence ATGAAAACAATGGTATCCCCTTCATTGCTCTCAGCCAACTTCATTGACCTGAAGAGTGATATAGAGATGATTAACAAGAGTGAGGCCGACTGGCTCCACCTCGATGTGATGGATGGTGTCTTCGTGCCCAACATCTCGTTCGGCTTCCCTGTGATAGAAGCCGTAAGCAAGGTGTGCACCAAGCCCCTCGACGTCCACTTTATGATACAGCACCCGGAAAATTACATTGAGCAGACTGCCAAGCTCGGTGCCATGATGATGAACGTGCACTACGAGGCCTGCACTCATCTGCACCGCACCATCCAGCAGATTCATGCAGCAGGCATGAAGGCAGGAGTTACCCTCAACCCTTCTACCCCGGTATGTGTGCTGGAAGACATCATCTGCGATGTAGACATGGTGCTTTTGATGAGCGTTAACCCAGGCTTCGGCGGACAGAAATTCATCGAGAACACCATCAAGAAGATAGGCCGTCTGCGCCAGCTCATCAAAGAGAGCGGAAGCCAGGCACTCATTGAGGTAGATGGCGGTGTGCAGGCAGAAACTGCTCCAAGACTGGTAAAAGCCGGAGTAGACGTGCTGGTAAGCGGAAGTTATGTATTCAAGAGCACAGACCCTTATGCTACCATCCATGCCTTGAAAGAACTCCACTAA
- the trpD gene encoding anthranilate phosphoribosyltransferase yields MEMKDILNRMLNHEELSREETRDIIVGITKSEFPEEQITALLTGLQMRGVTVDELLGFRDGILATGVPAILNCDRYIDVVGTGGDRKNTFNISTTSCFVIAGAGYKVAKHGNYAATSVSGASNVIKNHGVQFTDDIDKLNRSINEAGIVYLHAQLFAKAMKFVGPIRKALQFPTVFNLLGPLVNPSQPKCQLLGVANLDQMRLYNQVYQKLGIDFGIVNSIDGYDEISLTSDFKVTTNNYEKIFKPQDLGFEIAKPEEVRGGATEEEAKDIFDAVLENRALPAQKNIVLANAAFGIQVMEKGQKSIEECVEIARESIDSGKALATFKKFVEINS; encoded by the coding sequence ATGGAAATGAAGGACATTTTGAACAGAATGTTGAACCACGAGGAACTTTCTCGTGAGGAAACCCGAGACATCATTGTAGGAATCACCAAGAGTGAATTTCCTGAGGAACAGATTACAGCCCTGCTCACCGGTTTGCAGATGAGAGGCGTAACGGTAGATGAACTGCTCGGTTTCCGAGACGGAATTCTTGCTACAGGTGTGCCAGCCATCCTGAATTGCGACCGCTACATTGACGTGGTGGGAACCGGTGGCGACCGCAAGAACACCTTTAACATTTCTACTACTTCCTGCTTCGTCATTGCGGGTGCGGGTTACAAGGTGGCAAAGCACGGCAACTATGCGGCTACTTCGGTGAGCGGTGCCAGCAACGTCATCAAGAACCACGGTGTTCAGTTTACCGATGATATAGACAAGCTGAACCGCAGCATCAACGAGGCAGGCATCGTTTATCTTCATGCCCAGCTCTTCGCCAAGGCCATGAAGTTTGTGGGTCCTATCCGCAAGGCTTTGCAGTTTCCTACCGTGTTCAATCTGTTAGGTCCTCTTGTTAATCCTAGTCAGCCTAAGTGCCAGTTGCTGGGTGTAGCCAATCTCGACCAGATGCGCCTCTACAACCAGGTTTACCAGAAACTAGGCATTGATTTCGGCATTGTGAACAGCATCGACGGATATGATGAAATTTCACTCACCAGCGACTTCAAGGTAACCACCAACAACTATGAGAAGATCTTCAAGCCTCAGGATCTCGGTTTCGAGATAGCCAAACCGGAAGAGGTGCGAGGCGGAGCAACCGAGGAAGAGGCTAAGGACATCTTTGATGCAGTGCTTGAAAACCGTGCCCTCCCAGCCCAGAAGAACATCGTTCTCGCCAATGCAGCCTTCGGCATCCAGGTAATGGAGAAGGGACAGAAGAGCATAGAGGAATGTGTGGAGATAGCAAGAGAGAGCATTGACTCGGGTAAGGCGCTCGCTACTTTCAAGAAATTCGTAGAGATCAATAGTTAA
- the trpB gene encoding tryptophan synthase subunit beta, giving the protein MYQVDEKGFFGKFGGAYVPEILYKCVTELQQAYKPIIESEEFKKEYRALLKDYVGRPSPLYYAKRMSEKYGCQLYLKREDLNHTGAHKINNTIGQILMAKKMGKTRIIAETGAGQHGVATATVCALMNMKCEIFMGATDVERQHTNVERMKMLGAKVNPVRTGNMTLSDACSEAIRDWCCHPQDTFYIVGSTMGPHPYPDIVAKMQSVISEELKWQLEEKIGRDYPDYLIACVGGGSNAAGTIYHYIDDDRVKIYLAEAAGHGIDTDYTAATMHCGTEGIIHGARTLVMQTEDGQIEEAFTISAGLDYPGIGPMHADLATSGRSHVLAIKDDEAIYAGYELTRMEGIIPAIESAHAVAALKKMKFKKDDVVVLTVSGRGDKDVETYLSHKEMAGEYGNF; this is encoded by the coding sequence ATGTATCAAGTTGACGAAAAAGGATTTTTTGGAAAATTCGGAGGTGCGTATGTTCCAGAGATATTATATAAATGTGTAACCGAGTTGCAGCAGGCTTACAAGCCAATCATTGAGAGCGAGGAGTTCAAGAAGGAATACCGTGCGCTGCTGAAAGATTATGTGGGCCGTCCTTCACCTCTTTATTATGCCAAGCGCATGAGCGAGAAGTACGGATGCCAACTCTATCTGAAGCGCGAGGACCTGAACCATACCGGTGCACACAAAATCAACAACACCATCGGTCAGATTCTCATGGCCAAGAAGATGGGCAAGACCCGCATCATTGCCGAAACCGGAGCCGGACAGCACGGTGTGGCTACCGCTACGGTATGCGCCCTGATGAACATGAAGTGTGAGATTTTCATGGGTGCCACCGATGTGGAACGCCAGCATACCAACGTAGAGCGTATGAAGATGCTGGGAGCCAAGGTGAACCCTGTGCGCACCGGCAACATGACGCTGAGCGATGCCTGCTCTGAAGCCATACGCGACTGGTGCTGCCACCCACAGGATACCTTCTATATCGTAGGTTCTACCATGGGTCCGCACCCTTATCCAGACATTGTTGCCAAGATGCAGAGCGTAATCTCTGAAGAACTGAAATGGCAGCTTGAGGAGAAGATTGGCCGCGACTATCCTGATTACCTCATCGCCTGTGTGGGTGGCGGAAGCAACGCTGCCGGAACCATCTACCACTACATTGATGATGACCGCGTGAAGATATATCTGGCTGAGGCTGCCGGACACGGAATAGATACCGATTATACCGCTGCCACCATGCACTGCGGCACAGAAGGCATCATCCACGGAGCACGCACCCTCGTGATGCAGACCGAGGACGGACAGATAGAGGAAGCCTTTACCATCAGTGCCGGTCTCGACTATCCGGGCATCGGCCCTATGCACGCCGACCTTGCCACATCGGGCAGGAGCCATGTGCTCGCCATTAAGGACGATGAGGCCATCTACGCCGGTTACGAGCTCACCCGCATGGAGGGCATCATTCCGGCTATTGAGAGTGCGCACGCCGTGGCAGCCCTGAAGAAGATGAAGTTCAAGAAGGATGATGTGGTGGTGCTCACCGTATCAGGCCGTGGCGACAAGGATGTAGAAACATATTTGAGCCATAAGGAAATGGCAGGAGAGTACGGCAATTTTTAA
- a CDS encoding sigma-70 family RNA polymerase sigma factor has product MSKLNEMTDEELALAYVGGDNRAFDLLLSRNEVKLFSYILFVVHDEDLANDIFQETFVKAISRLHAGQYSSSGKFISWLMRIAHNVIIDGYRSQCVFRMVEQGNDNDLSCLRGEDFQADCAEQEMVRKQVLRDVKKLVDFLPAPQREVVYMRFYQQMSFKDIAECTNVSINTSLGRMRYALLNLRKMAKEHNIYLNLD; this is encoded by the coding sequence ATGAGTAAACTCAATGAAATGACAGACGAAGAGTTGGCCCTGGCTTATGTCGGGGGCGACAACAGAGCCTTTGACCTGTTGCTTTCCCGCAACGAGGTGAAACTTTTCTCTTATATCCTTTTCGTGGTTCACGACGAGGATCTGGCGAATGATATCTTCCAGGAGACATTCGTAAAGGCAATCAGTCGTTTACATGCTGGCCAGTATTCCAGTTCGGGCAAATTTATTTCGTGGTTAATGCGCATAGCGCATAATGTCATCATCGACGGTTATCGCAGTCAGTGTGTGTTCCGCATGGTAGAACAGGGGAACGATAATGATCTTTCCTGTCTGCGCGGCGAAGATTTTCAGGCAGACTGTGCTGAGCAGGAGATGGTACGCAAACAGGTGCTCCGTGATGTGAAGAAACTGGTAGACTTTCTGCCGGCTCCACAACGCGAAGTGGTTTATATGCGTTTTTATCAGCAGATGTCTTTCAAGGATATAGCCGAGTGTACCAATGTGAGTATCAATACGAGTCTGGGAAGAATGCGTTATGCGCTCCTTAACCTCCGCAAGATGGCTAAGGAGCACAATATTTATCTGAATCTTGATTAG
- the trpC gene encoding indole-3-glycerol phosphate synthase TrpC: MADILEEIVAHKRIEIEQRKRFIQPRQMITLTEQKMQEDGGKVPGGSMKESLMNSETGIIAEFKRKSPSKGWIKQEGKPSIIPLAYQQNGASALSILTDIDYFGGYDEYIQEARHVGVTLPILYKNFVVEEYQLLQARYCGASAVLLIAACLTKEECKQLMNMAHQLGMEVLLEMHNERDFEYAELEPDMYGINNRNLGTFFTDVENSFRLAEKLPKDVCRVSESGISNPQTVLRLREEGGFRGFLMGEQFMKQADPGVALAEFISKL; this comes from the coding sequence ATGGCTGATATTTTAGAGGAAATTGTGGCTCATAAAAGAATCGAGATTGAGCAGCGAAAGCGCTTTATCCAGCCACGGCAGATGATAACCCTCACCGAGCAGAAAATGCAGGAAGATGGGGGAAAGGTGCCGGGCGGAAGCATGAAGGAGTCGCTGATGAACTCGGAGACGGGAATCATCGCTGAATTCAAGCGCAAATCGCCTTCCAAGGGCTGGATCAAACAGGAAGGTAAGCCGAGCATCATCCCGCTCGCCTACCAGCAGAACGGAGCCTCGGCGCTCAGCATCCTCACCGACATTGATTACTTCGGAGGATATGATGAGTATATTCAGGAGGCGCGCCATGTGGGCGTTACCCTACCTATCTTATATAAGAACTTTGTGGTAGAGGAATACCAGCTGCTGCAGGCGAGATACTGCGGAGCTTCTGCCGTGCTGCTCATTGCGGCCTGCTTGACCAAGGAGGAGTGTAAGCAACTCATGAACATGGCACACCAGCTGGGCATGGAGGTACTGCTCGAGATGCATAATGAGCGCGACTTCGAGTATGCTGAACTGGAACCGGATATGTACGGCATCAACAACCGAAATCTCGGAACCTTCTTTACGGATGTGGAGAACAGCTTCAGATTGGCAGAGAAACTTCCGAAGGATGTGTGCAGGGTGAGCGAGAGTGGCATCTCCAACCCGCAGACGGTTCTCCGGTTGAGAGAAGAAGGCGGCTTCAGAGGTTTCCTGATGGGCGAACAGTTCATGAAACAGGCAGACCCGGGCGTGGCGCTTGCAGAATTTATTTCTAAATTATAG
- a CDS encoding LysE family translocator, whose protein sequence is MNLAFPIEINILDFIFKGIVIGVLASAPMGPVGILCIQRTLNKGRWYGFVTGVGAACSDIVYALFTGLGMSFVMDFVSNSENKFYLQIFGSLMLLVFGIYCFKSDPMKNMHKSSNKQGTLMHNGITAFLVTLSNPLIVFLFMATFAQFAFVVPDMPVEMGVGYLSIVFGALLWWFGLTWLVDKIRNKFDTNGIVIINKVIGSVVIIFSIIALFGTIFNLYHLPEF, encoded by the coding sequence ATGAATTTAGCATTTCCAATTGAGATAAACATCCTTGACTTCATATTCAAAGGAATTGTCATCGGTGTTCTTGCCTCAGCCCCTATGGGGCCGGTAGGCATCCTTTGCATCCAGCGTACACTCAACAAGGGTCGCTGGTATGGGTTTGTAACAGGTGTGGGTGCCGCATGCAGCGACATTGTATATGCTCTGTTTACAGGCTTGGGCATGAGTTTTGTGATGGATTTTGTGAGCAACTCCGAGAACAAGTTCTATCTTCAGATTTTCGGCAGTCTGATGCTCCTCGTGTTCGGAATCTACTGCTTCAAAAGCGACCCGATGAAGAACATGCACAAGTCGAGCAACAAGCAGGGTACCCTGATGCACAACGGCATCACGGCGTTCCTCGTAACACTCTCCAATCCGCTCATCGTGTTCCTCTTCATGGCCACCTTCGCGCAGTTTGCTTTCGTCGTACCGGATATGCCGGTAGAAATGGGAGTAGGGTATCTCAGCATCGTCTTCGGAGCCCTGCTGTGGTGGTTCGGACTCACCTGGCTCGTCGACAAGATTAGGAACAAGTTTGATACCAACGGCATCGTCATAATCAATAAGGTAATAGGCAGCGTGGTCATCATCTTCTCCATCATCGCTCTCTTCGGCACGATTTTCAATCTGTATCATCTGCCGGAATTTTAA